In Synergistaceae bacterium, the genomic stretch TGCGAAAAGCTGGACAAGCCCCTCGTTCTGTTCATCGACGAAATTGACGCGCTGATCGGCGACACGCTGGTCTCCGTGCTGCGTCAGCTTCGTGATGGATACGCCAGCCGTCCCGGACGAGCGCCCGTTTCCGTAATTCTCTGCGGAGTACGGGACGTGCGGGATTACCGCATCCACATGTCCAGTGGAGACATCATTACCGGCGGAAGCTGCTTCAACGTCAAAGCGAAGTCTTTGAGGCTGGGGAATTTTTCCGAGGACGATATACGGGAGCTGTACGGACAGCACACAGCGGCCACAGGACAGGTTTTCGAGGAAAATATTTACCCGAAGATCTGGGATCTGACCTGGGGACAACCCTGGCTGGTGAACGCTCTGGCGCATCAGGCAACCTGGGAAATGCGCGAAAATCGCGACCGAACCCGTCCAATCACGCTGAAAGTGATAGAAGAGGCGGCGAACCATTTGATTCTGGAGCGGGCGACGCATTTGGATCAGCTCGCTGACAAGCTCCGGGAACCCAGAGTGCGCCGGGTGCTGGAATCTTTGCTGGCCGGTGAAAACTGGAAATCGGACCCTCCGGAGGACGATATTCAGTACGTCCTTGATTTGGGGCTTCTGCGTCGCGACAGGACAGGAGTTTTGGTCATCGCCAACGGAATTTATCGGGAAGTTCTTCCGCGTCAACTGTCCGGCGTTATGCAGGATAAACTGGCCGGCGTCTTCCCGCGGACGCCGCAAATCAAAGAAGACGGTTCCCTCAATATGCCGGGATTGCTTTCGGCTTTCCAGCAATTTTTCCGTGAGAATTCAGAAAGCTGGCTGGAGCGTTTCGATTATAAAGAAGCCGGATTTCAACTGCTGCTCCAGGCGTTCCTGCAGAGAATTGTCAATGGAGGCGGGCAAATAGACCGGGAATACGCGCTGGGTCGGAAGCGGGTAGATTTGCTGGTGCGCTGGCGGCATCCGCCGGGAGTCGAGAGAAAGAGTCAGGAGGAACAGAGAATTGTGCTGGAGCTGAAAACCCTCCGGGAGAACTCTCAGGGTTTTAAACGGGTCCTTTCGGAGGGGCTTGAGCAGACCTTCGGTTACGCCGATCTGACGAACGCTTCGGAGGCCCATTTGATCATCTGCGACGAACGCTCCGGACGCGCGTGGGACGAAAAGATTTTTGACCGGGTGGAACGATACGGCGGAAAAGAAATTCACCTCTGGGGTATGTAACGGAAAACAGCCGCACCCACATCCTTCGTCCAGATTTTCGGTTGCCCCATGTACAAAAGGTTCAGGAGCTGCTTCGGTTCGTCGCCGACGGCTTTTCTGACAATATCACAATTTTGCAAAAATACTTATTCAATGAATCCGTTTTAGGTTTATTATATGGATATGGGAAAGACTTTCGATCGGACGGAGAGCGGAAGTCAAAAATTCCGATGCCGGAAGGATGGTTGTGCATGAGGATAAATTTCGGAGTCGGGCTGAAAAGCCCGCGGCAATGGATCCCTGTGATCGTTCTGGCCCTGACGGTCGCTCTGTCCGTGTTGTCGGAGCCCGTCCAGGCGGAGACGGAGCTGGGGGCCAACCCGGTCAGAGACAAGGTGACGTACAAGGCAGGCGCCAAAATGCCGGACCCCGCCGGAGTTTCCCTCCAGATGCTGCAGAACGCCTGGGATCGCCTTCGAAAGGTGACGAAAATCAGCGCCTGGCTGGTCTACGACGATCAGGACATTCTCAACGCCTACATGACAAAAAATGACAAGGGAGATTTCATGGTCGTGGTCTACCGTGGACTGATGAAAATATTTCGAACGGAGGATGAAATCGCGGGGGTTCTGGGACACGAAAGCGGCCACGCCGCCCTGGGGCACCTGGAAAAAGGCATCAAACAGCAGGTGGGCGTTGGAGTCGCGGCCAGCATTCTCAGCAAAATTTTGGGAGGAAACGCCATCGCCGATCTGGCGGTTGGAACCGGCGCGGAACTGGTCAAAAGCGGCTACAGCCGGGAGGCCGAGGTGGAGGCCGACGATTACGGCACGGAACAGTGCGCAAAAGCGGGCTACTCCTCCATGGGACTTTACAACGCCGTCAAACGCATGGCCGACGCCGGCGCGGTGACGCCCCCCAGCGGATTCAACTCCCATCCCCCCACGGAGCGCCGCATGAAGCGCCTGAAAGAGAAGGCCGACTACTGGGCTCAGCAGCTCAAAAAATAACTTCGTCCAAAGCCCCAAAGCCCAAAGAGAGAACCCCACGATCAGGAGGGGGTTCTTTTTTTTGGACTGAAGCAGGAGGAGAAGCGAAATCTTTTCTCC encodes the following:
- a CDS encoding ATP-binding protein, encoding MNQQSEKFFNTAGPAQEDIHYTLDPLRRINYEEVSSLITQRKYFVLHAPRQTGKTTSLLAMVRQINDEGLRYCVYFNVEAAQTARNDVQRGMTAILSRLESAVEHLLKRRLPNEPAEFIAGRGADAALVAALESFCEKLDKPLVLFIDEIDALIGDTLVSVLRQLRDGYASRPGRAPVSVILCGVRDVRDYRIHMSSGDIITGGSCFNVKAKSLRLGNFSEDDIRELYGQHTAATGQVFEENIYPKIWDLTWGQPWLVNALAHQATWEMRENRDRTRPITLKVIEEAANHLILERATHLDQLADKLREPRVRRVLESLLAGENWKSDPPEDDIQYVLDLGLLRRDRTGVLVIANGIYREVLPRQLSGVMQDKLAGVFPRTPQIKEDGSLNMPGLLSAFQQFFRENSESWLERFDYKEAGFQLLLQAFLQRIVNGGGQIDREYALGRKRVDLLVRWRHPPGVERKSQEEQRIVLELKTLRENSQGFKRVLSEGLEQTFGYADLTNASEAHLIICDERSGRAWDEKIFDRVERYGGKEIHLWGM
- a CDS encoding M48 family metallopeptidase; its protein translation is MRINFGVGLKSPRQWIPVIVLALTVALSVLSEPVQAETELGANPVRDKVTYKAGAKMPDPAGVSLQMLQNAWDRLRKVTKISAWLVYDDQDILNAYMTKNDKGDFMVVVYRGLMKIFRTEDEIAGVLGHESGHAALGHLEKGIKQQVGVGVAASILSKILGGNAIADLAVGTGAELVKSGYSREAEVEADDYGTEQCAKAGYSSMGLYNAVKRMADAGAVTPPSGFNSHPPTERRMKRLKEKADYWAQQLKK